One window from the genome of Pseudanabaena yagii GIHE-NHR1 encodes:
- a CDS encoding 30S ribosomal protein S1: protein MVNRTKTATTNVGFTHEDFAKLLDKYDYHFSPGDIVAGTVFSIEPRGALIDIGAKTAAYIPIQEMSINRVDQPEEVLQNNETREFFILADENEEGQLTLSIRRIEYMRAWERVRQLQAEDATVRSLIFATNRGGALVRIEGLRGFIPGSHISTRKPKEELVGEELPLKFLEVDEDRNRLVLSHRRALVERKMNKLEVGEVVIGVVRGIKPYGAFIDIGGVSGLLHISEISHEHIETPHNVFNVNDEVKVMIIDLDAERGRISLSTKQLEAEPGDMVKDPQLVYAKAEEMAAKYREQLNAPPAVMEIPLPPVDDDYEVPDAMEEPEIPEEVVAEAVEATAEV, encoded by the coding sequence ATGGTCAATCGGACAAAAACTGCTACCACCAATGTCGGCTTTACACATGAAGATTTTGCCAAACTCTTAGATAAGTACGATTATCACTTTAGCCCCGGCGACATTGTTGCAGGTACGGTATTCAGCATTGAGCCTAGGGGCGCACTTATTGACATTGGCGCAAAAACAGCAGCGTACATCCCCATTCAGGAGATGTCGATCAACCGAGTTGACCAGCCTGAAGAAGTTTTGCAGAACAATGAAACCCGTGAGTTTTTCATTCTCGCCGACGAAAACGAAGAAGGACAATTAACTCTTTCGATTCGCCGCATCGAGTACATGAGAGCATGGGAACGTGTCCGTCAGTTGCAAGCAGAAGACGCAACTGTGCGATCGCTTATTTTCGCAACCAACCGTGGTGGTGCTCTAGTCAGAATCGAAGGTCTACGTGGATTCATCCCTGGATCTCATATCAGCACCCGCAAACCCAAGGAAGAGTTGGTTGGCGAAGAATTGCCACTCAAGTTTTTAGAAGTAGACGAAGACCGTAACCGTCTTGTCCTTAGCCATCGTCGTGCTCTTGTCGAGCGCAAGATGAACAAGCTCGAAGTTGGCGAAGTCGTTATTGGAGTAGTACGTGGTATCAAGCCCTACGGTGCATTCATCGATATCGGTGGTGTTAGCGGCTTGTTGCACATTTCCGAAATCTCCCACGAGCATATCGAAACTCCTCATAACGTCTTCAACGTCAATGACGAAGTGAAGGTCATGATCATCGATCTCGATGCAGAGCGTGGACGGATTTCTCTCTCCACCAAGCAACTCGAAGCTGAACCTGGTGATATGGTCAAGGATCCTCAACTGGTTTACGCTAAGGCAGAAGAAATGGCTGCGAAATATCGCGAACAGCTAAATGCTCCTCCTGCGGTAATGGAAATTCCTTTGCCTCCAGTAGATGATGATTATGAAGTTCCTGATGCTATGGAAGAGCCTGAAATTCCTGAAGAAGTTGTTGCTGAAGCAGTAGAAGCTACGGCTGAAGTTTAA
- a CDS encoding STAS domain-containing protein: protein MSNEVKVIQPSGRLDVTTAAEFRRQVNDIALASNSPKYLLVDLQEISFMDSSGLGALVSALKSIRNSNGEMVICGANDQVQMLFELTSMTKIFKIYPTIDEFNATLS from the coding sequence ATGAGTAATGAAGTAAAAGTTATACAACCTTCAGGAAGACTTGATGTCACAACTGCGGCTGAGTTTCGTCGTCAAGTTAACGATATTGCCTTAGCCTCAAATTCTCCCAAATATTTATTAGTTGATCTGCAAGAGATCTCTTTTATGGATAGTTCGGGGCTAGGCGCTCTCGTGTCTGCCTTAAAGTCAATTCGTAACAGCAATGGGGAGATGGTAATTTGTGGTGCCAATGATCAAGTGCAAATGCTATTTGAACTAACCAGCATGACCAAGATTTTTAAAATTTATCCAACAATCGATGAATTCAATGCGACCTTAAGTTAG
- a CDS encoding Mrp/NBP35 family ATP-binding protein yields the protein MADLHDLQAIKDVLTPIIDPDRQKSIIELDMVRDIAIKSNGVVSFTLLLNDPNSPKRDPLIQECKNAIKAIATVTDVWVKVIANSPAVATPVPPTNALQGIEGVKHILAISSGKGGVGKTSVAVNVAVALADMGAKVGLLDADIYGPNVPLMLGVEAAQVKVVKAENGADVVEPAFNYGVKTISMAFLIAKDQPVVWRGPMLNGVIRQFLYQANWGELDYLIVDMPPGTGDAQLTLTQSVPLAGAVIVTTPQTVSLLDSRKGLKMFENMGIPVLGIVENMSYFIPPDQPDKQYDIFGSGGGKKASDELGVELLGCVPLEISLREGGDRGVPIVLGHPESASAKALRDIAKAIAAKIQEQDN from the coding sequence ATGGCTGATTTACATGATTTGCAAGCGATAAAGGACGTATTAACACCAATCATCGATCCCGATCGCCAAAAAAGCATTATCGAACTGGATATGGTGAGAGATATCGCCATTAAGTCCAATGGGGTGGTCAGCTTTACGCTTTTGTTAAATGATCCCAATAGCCCTAAACGCGACCCGTTAATCCAAGAATGTAAAAATGCCATTAAGGCAATCGCAACAGTTACCGATGTCTGGGTGAAGGTAATTGCGAATAGTCCTGCTGTTGCCACGCCAGTACCACCAACCAATGCGCTACAAGGAATCGAAGGCGTAAAACATATTTTGGCGATCTCTAGTGGAAAAGGTGGTGTCGGGAAAACCTCGGTAGCCGTCAATGTAGCAGTTGCGCTTGCGGATATGGGCGCAAAGGTAGGGCTACTTGATGCGGATATTTATGGACCAAATGTGCCACTGATGCTTGGGGTAGAAGCTGCACAAGTAAAGGTGGTTAAAGCAGAAAATGGTGCAGATGTAGTTGAGCCAGCCTTTAACTATGGTGTGAAAACCATCTCGATGGCATTTTTGATTGCGAAGGATCAGCCCGTAGTGTGGCGGGGACCGATGCTCAATGGTGTAATTCGTCAGTTTCTCTATCAGGCAAATTGGGGCGAACTAGATTATTTAATTGTGGATATGCCCCCCGGTACTGGTGACGCGCAGTTAACCCTTACCCAGTCCGTACCATTGGCAGGAGCGGTGATCGTAACTACTCCACAAACTGTCTCGCTCTTGGATTCGCGTAAAGGATTGAAGATGTTTGAGAATATGGGCATTCCTGTTTTAGGTATTGTCGAAAATATGAGCTATTTCATTCCACCCGATCAACCTGATAAGCAATACGATATTTTTGGTTCAGGTGGTGGTAAGAAGGCATCCGATGAGCTTGGTGTGGAGCTGCTCGGTTGTGTGCCTCTAGAAATTAGTCTGCGTGAAGGTGGCGATCGCGGTGTGCCAATTGTCTTAGGTCATCCTGAGTCTGCTTCGGCTAAGGCATTAAGGGATATCGCTAAAGCGATCGCGGCTAAAATCCAAGAACAAGATAACTAA
- a CDS encoding type II toxin-antitoxin system HicA family toxin produces MSKLKRLSGADATIPNHRELATGTCQSIFRQATRYILESELFPYFYE; encoded by the coding sequence ATGTCAAAGCTTAAACGTCTCTCTGGTGCAGATGCAACTATTCCTAACCATCGCGAATTAGCCACAGGCACTTGTCAATCAATCTTTCGACAAGCTACCCGCTATATTCTCGAATCAGAGCTATTTCCTTACTTTTATGAATAA
- a CDS encoding O-fucosyltransferase family protein, whose translation MKLTIINQIKELILKIIYWHPHRTGKIVFCRPRGGLNDMLCQIEKCRIYAIKSNRDLWVDTSLSGLHDCLGNYFEPSKVFNFGSPIKKLCNDSSCFPECLTHKLDSYEADWDSSIMNFVDKETRNPLTFDFNAHYDESVLLHEQCGGGDYSIKTLALLQLKQDIKHKIKHIIENLGRYDSIHIRNTDYTTDYKYFFDKLKDKINSKVVVCTDDFNCQQYAKEFWGSKLVVIHNVPDMAGLPLHEFKATDQYTLNLEVLIDLFVLASSENFYSCITNQGVASGFALLAESLRSNPKIIKKLIN comes from the coding sequence ATGAAGTTAACAATAATAAACCAAATTAAAGAGCTTATACTTAAGATTATTTATTGGCATCCTCACCGTACAGGTAAAATAGTTTTCTGCCGACCTAGGGGTGGGTTGAATGATATGCTCTGTCAGATAGAAAAATGTAGGATTTATGCAATAAAAAGTAATAGAGATTTATGGGTTGATACTAGTCTATCTGGTTTGCATGATTGTTTAGGTAATTATTTTGAACCTAGTAAAGTATTTAATTTTGGTTCACCTATCAAAAAATTATGCAACGATAGTTCATGCTTCCCCGAATGTTTAACTCATAAACTTGATTCTTATGAGGCAGATTGGGATAGCTCTATCATGAATTTTGTAGATAAAGAAACAAGAAATCCGTTAACATTTGATTTTAACGCACATTATGATGAAAGTGTATTACTCCATGAACAATGTGGTGGTGGAGACTACTCAATTAAAACTTTAGCACTCTTACAATTAAAGCAAGATATCAAACATAAAATAAAGCATATCATTGAAAATCTTGGCAGATACGACTCAATTCATATTAGAAACACTGATTATACAACAGACTATAAATATTTTTTTGATAAATTAAAAGACAAAATCAATAGTAAAGTTGTTGTATGCACAGATGACTTCAATTGCCAACAGTATGCCAAGGAATTTTGGGGCAGTAAACTAGTTGTCATTCATAATGTTCCAGACATGGCTGGACTGCCATTGCACGAGTTTAAAGCGACAGACCAATATACCCTAAATTTAGAAGTATTAATCGATTTATTTGTTTTAGCTTCTTCTGAAAATTTTTATAGTTGCATAACCAATCAAGGTGTAGCATCTGGATTTGCTCTTCTTGCAGAATCACTGCGCTCTAATCCCAAAATCATAAAGAAATTAATTAATTGA
- a CDS encoding Re/Si-specific NAD(P)(+) transhydrogenase subunit alpha yields MKIGVIKEIEFGERRVALIPEVVSRLTKNGLEVFVESHAGELSFFADSAYTEAGAKIITDKSTLINESDILLKVGAPREEEVSMFKQGQITIGFLNPLGRPELIRRLAHQGVTALSMEMIPRSSRAQSMDALSSQASIAGYKAVLLAAAALPKYLPMLTTAAGTIPPAKVVVLGAGVAGLQAIATARRLGAQVEAYDIRPAVREEVQSLGAKFIDVILQEDTTAAGGYAKEISEAAKHHAQVVLAKHIKEADIVITTAQVPGRKAPMMLTEAMISQMRRGSIIVDLAGEQGGNCEGTVAGKDVISHGVTIISPINLPATMPIHASQKYAKNLLNLLNHLIKKGELHLDFADDIISSTCITHAGEILNQRVKDALSQLAVTA; encoded by the coding sequence ATGAAGATAGGCGTTATCAAAGAAATAGAATTTGGTGAACGTAGAGTCGCGCTAATTCCTGAAGTTGTTAGTCGCTTGACCAAAAATGGTTTAGAAGTCTTTGTCGAGAGTCATGCTGGTGAATTATCCTTTTTCGCGGATTCTGCCTATACAGAAGCAGGAGCCAAGATTATTACCGATAAAAGCACTCTCATTAACGAATCAGATATTCTGCTTAAGGTGGGAGCACCCCGCGAAGAAGAAGTGAGTATGTTCAAACAAGGACAAATCACCATCGGCTTTCTCAATCCATTAGGAAGACCCGAACTCATTCGCCGCCTTGCCCATCAAGGAGTCACCGCTCTGAGTATGGAGATGATCCCCCGCAGTAGTCGCGCCCAAAGTATGGATGCGCTCTCTTCGCAAGCATCGATCGCAGGTTACAAGGCAGTACTCCTCGCCGCCGCCGCCTTACCGAAATACTTACCGATGCTAACCACCGCCGCAGGCACGATCCCGCCTGCTAAGGTCGTGGTTTTGGGTGCAGGGGTGGCAGGACTTCAGGCGATCGCTACAGCCCGTCGTCTCGGCGCTCAAGTCGAAGCTTACGATATCCGTCCTGCGGTGCGGGAGGAAGTTCAAAGCCTCGGTGCAAAGTTTATTGATGTAATTTTGCAAGAAGATACTACAGCCGCAGGTGGCTATGCTAAGGAGATTTCTGAGGCGGCAAAGCATCATGCTCAGGTGGTTTTAGCTAAACACATCAAGGAAGCAGATATTGTGATCACCACTGCCCAAGTCCCTGGACGCAAAGCGCCTATGATGTTGACGGAAGCCATGATTTCGCAAATGCGGCGCGGTTCGATTATCGTTGATCTTGCAGGTGAGCAGGGTGGTAATTGCGAAGGAACGGTTGCAGGAAAGGATGTGATTTCCCACGGTGTAACCATCATCTCGCCAATTAATTTGCCTGCAACGATGCCCATCCATGCTTCTCAGAAATACGCGAAGAATTTACTCAATCTTCTCAACCATTTAATTAAGAAAGGCGAACTGCATCTTGATTTTGCTGATGACATTATCAGCAGTACTTGCATTACCCACGCTGGCGAAATTCTCAATCAGCGCGTGAAAGATGCTCTATCACAATTAGCAGTTACCGCCTAG
- a CDS encoding NAD(P) transhydrogenase subunit alpha, with protein sequence MNESLISALFVFVLASFAGFEVINKVPPTLHTPLMSGSNAISGISVIGALIVAGSDVNPNLSVVLGLISVVCATINVVGGFLVTDRMLQMFKKKEA encoded by the coding sequence ATGAATGAATCATTAATTAGCGCTCTATTTGTCTTTGTACTTGCTTCCTTTGCAGGATTTGAAGTAATTAACAAGGTTCCACCAACATTGCATACACCGCTAATGTCAGGTTCCAATGCCATTTCAGGAATCTCGGTCATTGGCGCTCTCATCGTCGCAGGTAGCGATGTAAATCCCAATCTCTCCGTAGTTCTCGGACTAATCTCAGTGGTCTGCGCCACCATCAACGTTGTCGGCGGCTTTCTAGTCACTGATCGCATGTTGCAAATGTTCAAGAAGAAAGAGGCATAA
- a CDS encoding NAD(P)(+) transhydrogenase (Re/Si-specific) subunit beta: MSNYIPTGIQLTYLVAASLFIVGLKQMGSPATARQGNLLGAIAMLLAVVATLLDKQVLSYGLILVAIVIGSVIGALIAYKVAMTDMPQMVGLLNGLGGLASSLVAVGAYWQVISHGQTLALADNLSIIISILIGNITFTGSMVAFAKLQGIIKGAPIRFAYQQTINILLLAAFVFGSILLIINPADLAGFIGINVVSLLVGVLFVIPIGGGDMPVVISLLNSLSGVAASAAGFVVMNNVLIISGALVGASGLILTQIMCKAMNRTLTNVLFSGFGSPVATSGDAGDNANKSVKTIDPEECAMMLGYARSVVIVPGYGMAVAQAQHAVRELSDMLERKGVEVKFAIHPVAGRMPGHMNVLLAEANVPYSQLYDMDDINTQFENTDVVLIIGANDVVNPAARTNQASPIYGMPILEVDRAKNAIVIKRGMSAGFAGVENDLFYQQKTMMLFGGAKDMVGKLANELKQI, translated from the coding sequence ATCTCGAACTACATACCAACTGGGATTCAGTTAACTTACCTAGTTGCAGCCTCACTCTTTATCGTCGGTCTCAAACAGATGGGATCACCAGCCACTGCGCGTCAGGGCAATTTGCTAGGAGCGATCGCTATGTTACTGGCGGTCGTGGCAACATTACTCGATAAACAAGTTTTAAGCTATGGCTTGATTTTAGTGGCGATCGTGATCGGTTCCGTCATTGGTGCGCTGATTGCCTATAAAGTCGCCATGACCGATATGCCACAGATGGTCGGGTTACTGAATGGATTAGGTGGTTTAGCTTCTTCTTTAGTTGCCGTGGGAGCATATTGGCAAGTCATCAGTCATGGGCAAACCCTTGCCCTAGCCGATAACCTATCGATTATCATCAGCATCCTCATCGGCAATATTACCTTTACAGGAAGTATGGTTGCCTTTGCTAAATTACAGGGGATCATTAAGGGTGCACCGATTCGCTTTGCCTATCAGCAGACTATCAACATTCTCCTATTAGCTGCCTTTGTCTTTGGTTCGATCCTCTTAATTATCAATCCTGCCGATCTTGCGGGCTTCATTGGGATTAATGTCGTTTCCCTCCTCGTCGGTGTGCTGTTTGTGATCCCCATCGGTGGCGGTGATATGCCCGTGGTGATCTCGCTGCTTAACTCCCTTTCAGGGGTTGCCGCCAGTGCAGCAGGTTTTGTGGTGATGAACAATGTGTTGATTATTTCGGGCGCATTAGTTGGTGCATCAGGTTTAATCCTCACCCAGATCATGTGCAAAGCCATGAACCGCACCCTCACCAATGTGCTATTTAGTGGCTTTGGTTCCCCCGTTGCTACTAGTGGTGATGCAGGTGACAATGCCAATAAGAGCGTCAAAACCATCGATCCCGAAGAATGCGCGATGATGTTGGGCTATGCGCGATCGGTCGTCATCGTCCCCGGTTATGGTATGGCAGTTGCCCAAGCCCAGCACGCTGTCCGCGAATTGTCCGATATGCTCGAACGCAAAGGCGTAGAAGTGAAGTTTGCGATTCATCCTGTGGCAGGACGGATGCCCGGACATATGAATGTGTTACTCGCTGAAGCAAATGTTCCCTATTCGCAACTCTATGACATGGATGATATCAATACACAGTTTGAGAATACTGATGTCGTTTTGATTATCGGTGCTAACGATGTGGTTAATCCTGCGGCACGGACTAATCAAGCTAGTCCTATTTACGGAATGCCTATTCTGGAAGTGGATCGTGCTAAAAATGCGATCGTGATTAAACGCGGTATGAGTGCAGGTTTTGCTGGCGTAGAGAATGATCTGTTCTATCAGCAAAAAACAATGATGCTCTTTGGTGGAGCCAAGGACATGGTAGGCAAGCTTGCCAATGAGCTGAAGCAGATATAA
- a CDS encoding ABC transporter permease yields the protein MTQTLTNQELIESPNSSAAEFWQEVSALTKRLFIQLRRRPTTLIAGVLQPLMWLLLFGALFSGLPKGLVGDGQTYVQFLAAGIIVFTAFSSALNSGLPMLFDREFGFLNRILVAPLISRFSIIAASAVFIIALSMVQTIAIVSVSGLMGAGFPSISGLAVMALILILLIVDFTMLSLGLAFAMPGHQEMLAFIFLVNLPLLFSSTALAPLGFMPTWLQWIASLNPLSWAIEPIRYVYSHSVWSWDSVVFTAPWGNMTILNTAIALLSFGIFVGVFIRGTLRRGIA from the coding sequence ATGACTCAAACCCTTACAAACCAAGAATTAATCGAATCTCCTAATTCCAGTGCCGCCGAATTTTGGCAAGAGGTTTCAGCGCTAACCAAAAGACTATTCATTCAACTACGCCGCCGCCCCACGACATTGATCGCAGGTGTATTGCAACCTCTGATGTGGTTACTCTTGTTTGGAGCATTGTTTAGTGGTTTGCCTAAGGGGCTAGTTGGTGATGGTCAAACCTATGTCCAGTTTTTAGCGGCGGGGATCATTGTCTTTACTGCTTTTAGCAGTGCTCTTAACTCAGGATTGCCAATGCTGTTCGATCGCGAATTTGGGTTCCTCAATCGCATCTTAGTTGCTCCCCTCATATCTCGATTTTCGATCATTGCCGCTTCCGCAGTTTTTATCATTGCCTTGAGCATGGTGCAAACGATCGCGATCGTTTCTGTCAGTGGCTTAATGGGAGCAGGTTTTCCCAGTATTAGCGGATTAGCCGTAATGGCATTAATCTTAATTCTCTTAATTGTGGACTTCACAATGTTGAGTCTTGGGCTTGCCTTTGCCATGCCCGGACACCAAGAAATGCTAGCGTTTATTTTCTTAGTCAATTTACCTTTGCTGTTTTCCAGTACTGCCCTCGCGCCCCTTGGTTTCATGCCCACTTGGTTGCAATGGATCGCTAGCCTCAATCCCCTATCTTGGGCAATCGAGCCAATCCGTTATGTCTATAGCCACAGCGTATGGTCATGGGATAGCGTCGTTTTCACTGCACCTTGGGGAAATATGACCATTCTGAATACTGCGATCGCTTTACTGAGCTTCGGTATATTCGTAGGTGTATTCATTCGTGGAACTTTACGTCGAGGCATAGCATGA
- a CDS encoding type II secretion system protein produces the protein MLWAIRRYRQRKRDRYSKNLGFTLIEILVVLTIISVLAAIAAPSWLGFVSNQRLNAAQSRAYSVMRLAQSNAKRSNTMWQATFRNTPNVSQYAVHQAPTSTTNQAYWDSLPWQNFDDGVRIVDDTEPQPRTTLTKLTAIPEPDVYRVQFTSQGNPNGLGELGRITFAARIGDRKKCVIISTLLGSLRQAESSGCNQT, from the coding sequence ATGTTGTGGGCTATAAGAAGATATCGCCAAAGGAAACGCGATCGCTATAGTAAAAATCTTGGTTTTACACTGATTGAAATCTTAGTAGTTCTGACTATCATTAGTGTCCTTGCGGCGATCGCTGCGCCATCATGGTTAGGCTTTGTTAGCAATCAAAGATTAAACGCTGCCCAAAGTCGAGCCTATAGCGTGATGCGCTTAGCTCAGAGCAATGCCAAACGTAGCAACACTATGTGGCAAGCAACTTTTAGAAATACGCCCAATGTTTCCCAATATGCTGTGCACCAAGCACCTACTTCAACGACCAATCAAGCTTACTGGGATAGTCTACCTTGGCAAAATTTTGATGATGGGGTGCGAATTGTTGATGATACAGAACCCCAGCCACGGACAACCTTAACAAAGCTGACGGCAATTCCTGAACCTGATGTATATCGTGTGCAGTTTACATCTCAGGGGAATCCTAATGGTCTTGGGGAATTAGGTCGCATTACCTTTGCTGCAAGAATTGGCGATCGCAAAAAATGTGTGATTATTTCCACCTTACTCGGTTCATTACGCCAAGCTGAAAGTTCAGGATGCAATCAGACTTAG
- a CDS encoding pilus assembly FimT family protein: protein MLWLSKKRNNQKLLRWILLRNRDHGFTLIEVLVVMVIVGVLSAIVAPGWLGFVNNNRLSASQSRVFSTIKDAQAVAKRSGTTVDFKIGNDPTNGAYVVTSRSQAQYLEQGVQVLSVTKSGTSCSLSSTIPLTITFSAQGVPTTVNNCSNFTDYPLKITLNVANTPNRKRCTSITTILGSMKSGADTDCP from the coding sequence ATGCTGTGGCTATCTAAAAAGCGAAATAATCAAAAATTATTACGGTGGATATTATTACGAAATCGCGATCACGGATTTACGTTGATTGAGGTTCTAGTTGTTATGGTGATTGTCGGTGTCTTATCGGCGATCGTTGCTCCTGGATGGCTGGGTTTTGTAAATAACAATCGACTCAGCGCTTCTCAAAGCCGCGTATTTAGCACAATAAAAGATGCTCAAGCTGTAGCTAAGCGCAGTGGTACTACAGTTGATTTTAAAATTGGCAATGACCCTACTAATGGGGCTTATGTAGTAACTAGTAGATCACAAGCTCAATATTTAGAGCAAGGCGTACAGGTTCTATCGGTTACAAAAAGTGGTACATCATGCAGTCTTTCTTCTACAATCCCATTAACAATTACATTTAGCGCCCAAGGAGTCCCCACCACTGTCAATAATTGTTCTAATTTTACTGATTATCCACTTAAAATCACTTTAAATGTTGCTAATACTCCTAATCGTAAAAGATGCACCTCAATAACTACGATTCTAGGTTCTATGAAATCAGGAGCAGATACTGATTGTCCTTAA
- the hpsC gene encoding hormogonium polysaccharide secretion pseudopilin HpsC — protein MIFSIHKLFRTNRSHQKFQRDRFGRLMFELKIFFKRLIARLFAVGDRMSARVKGFTLIELLMSMLIASVIISTLLAFTVNIMETDRKEQAKVESQSDVQAALNYIADDMQEAVYIYDADSLNTVSPNGIQDQLPTFTSSTPILVFWKRKYYAPTDDVYVNAGKTITKKVGCLEYGTTTTNGTCDPNAPIGSGRYAYSLVAYYVMYGSDSNFSNAVRLGRWELNDGIRSSCQSSDITTCSDPKPYARIDVTPPTAIAGSSMVNYWSVPDQGFAPFASTGGTVDALMNKWTRATAGFASTNTPTVLIDYLDDSPYSADQDDGTLGSNTPAGNPAVVIPIRANVAGTPSTNPDCYKEDVGTGNGGSINTAASLRVPSTFTGIPSSFYVCVNPTQNVARIYLRGNTLARLRPNQTESQRRVFDSTYLSTGNIRAFGRGRVYTQ, from the coding sequence ATGATATTCTCAATTCACAAACTATTCAGGACTAATCGTTCTCATCAGAAATTCCAACGCGATCGCTTTGGACGATTGATGTTTGAGTTAAAGATATTTTTTAAACGCTTGATTGCTAGGTTATTTGCAGTAGGTGATCGCATGAGTGCGAGGGTAAAAGGTTTTACTTTAATCGAACTGCTGATGTCGATGTTAATAGCATCGGTAATTATCAGTACTTTGCTTGCCTTTACGGTCAACATTATGGAAACTGATCGCAAAGAACAAGCAAAAGTAGAATCGCAGTCGGACGTACAAGCTGCCCTCAACTATATTGCTGATGATATGCAGGAAGCTGTCTATATCTATGATGCTGACAGCTTAAATACGGTTAGCCCAAATGGTATCCAAGATCAACTTCCAACTTTTACCAGCAGCACCCCTATTTTAGTGTTCTGGAAACGAAAGTACTATGCTCCTACAGATGATGTGTATGTAAATGCAGGAAAAACAATCACAAAAAAAGTAGGGTGTTTGGAGTATGGCACAACTACAACTAATGGAACATGTGACCCTAATGCGCCAATTGGTTCTGGACGATATGCTTATTCTCTGGTTGCATACTATGTGATGTATGGCTCAGACTCAAACTTCTCAAATGCAGTAAGATTAGGTCGATGGGAACTAAATGATGGCATCCGTTCATCTTGCCAATCGAGTGATATTACTACCTGTAGTGATCCAAAACCATATGCTCGGATCGATGTTACACCACCAACAGCGATCGCAGGCTCTAGTATGGTCAACTATTGGTCTGTTCCCGATCAAGGTTTTGCACCATTTGCATCTACTGGTGGTACGGTAGATGCCCTGATGAATAAGTGGACTAGAGCTACTGCTGGTTTTGCATCTACTAATACGCCAACGGTTTTGATTGATTACCTTGATGACTCGCCTTACTCTGCTGATCAAGATGATGGAACTTTAGGCAGCAATACACCAGCAGGCAATCCAGCAGTTGTTATTCCAATCAGAGCAAATGTCGCAGGCACTCCTTCAACTAATCCTGACTGCTACAAAGAAGATGTTGGTACTGGCAATGGTGGTTCGATTAATACCGCTGCTTCCTTAAGAGTTCCTAGTACTTTTACTGGTATTCCTAGTAGTTTTTATGTATGCGTGAACCCAACTCAAAACGTTGCAAGAATCTATTTAAGGGGAAATACACTTGCAAGATTGAGACCTAACCAAACTGAAAGTCAAAGAAGGGTTTTTGATTCTACATATCTGTCAACGGGTAATATTAGAGCATTTGGTCGCGGCAGGGTCTACACTCAGTAG
- a CDS encoding prepilin-type N-terminal cleavage/methylation domain-containing protein, which yields MRKINTRLFLIKYLMSNQSGFSLLEALMAVVVVSILMTAILPMIVLSTATRVNSRRVDLATQAARGYIDGVRSGAINIIDPTPAFPTVFINNNSVDSARNQYFQSVAAPSSSNIASLNGIQGIKVDTNSNGFSVTDSQDLVVQPMRTGGSDLATQGFYMQVRVYRADAFTQDSSGNLNGIQSGLTLQTGNNEALCPNGRRVITSTGGGKDCPLVVMKVDINPSTSTMSQIKSRL from the coding sequence ATGCGAAAAATAAATACTCGTTTATTCCTGATCAAGTATTTAATGTCGAATCAATCAGGGTTTTCGCTACTAGAAGCGTTGATGGCTGTAGTGGTGGTCAGTATTCTCATGACTGCAATTTTGCCGATGATCGTTTTGTCAACAGCAACGAGAGTCAATTCAAGACGAGTTGACTTAGCTACTCAAGCTGCTCGTGGTTATATTGATGGGGTACGTTCTGGTGCAATCAACATTATTGATCCAACACCCGCTTTCCCAACAGTATTCATTAACAACAATAGTGTAGACTCTGCACGCAATCAGTATTTTCAAAGTGTAGCTGCACCAAGTAGTTCTAATATTGCGAGTTTGAATGGGATTCAAGGAATCAAGGTTGATACTAATAGCAATGGCTTCAGCGTTACTGATTCACAAGACTTAGTGGTTCAACCAATGAGAACTGGTGGTTCAGATTTGGCAACACAAGGTTTTTATATGCAGGTACGAGTATATCGGGCTGATGCATTTACACAGGACAGTTCAGGTAATTTGAATGGAATTCAATCAGGGCTAACATTGCAAACTGGCAACAATGAGGCTCTTTGTCCAAATGGTCGCAGAGTTATTACTAGTACAGGTGGCGGAAAAGATTGTCCTTTAGTAGTGATGAAGGTTGATATTAATCCATCGACAAGTACGATGAGCCAGATTAAGAGTCGTTTATAA